The Aricia agestis chromosome 3, ilAriAges1.1, whole genome shotgun sequence genome includes the window GAGTCATTTCGCATAAATAGAACAGCGAGgtgttaaatctttggtgatcattttacattaaaatgctagtataatgtcggtgatcatttactatttttggttttacaatgatttatttggagtcattttacataaataggatagcgagatgttAAATCTAATCAGTTAATAAGTCATATTCGATACTAAaaattgttttcccgccattttCTTGACAGTGGCGGCTAGCCATAGTTATATAGCCGAAGCGccataataaagaaaaaaagaagcaaagaagaagaagaagaagtatttTATATCAAAACATCTCATAGATTTATCAATTTTAATTTCTGTGCAAGAATTACCactaagaaatttaattaaataagtaaattgaaGTTTTGAGCACAGTAGTTAAAGTTTAATAATCATCGTAATGTACATTTTTATTAGCTGCgtttattaaatttatgaaaCAATTATCGACATTTTATCACCCTTTTTATAACCCCAGTACTTTTACTGGCTTTTctgcaatatttttgttgtgacTAATCATATCTAAATCAATAATGGTCCTGTATGAAAAGGAATGGTTTATTGAAGCACCCTGGGGAAGAATTTGTGGTATTGTATTGATTCAACTAATGTGCTTGCTAGTTGTGTACTTTGTACCTTAATGAATGTTAATTATAAAACCATGGCACAGCTTTATCTAATTATAATCGGTAATTCACAAATATGAGTACTTACTAGCTTCTTTGTATTTCCATTTACTTCTTTATTTCTGAAAATGAAAatccaagttttttttttagttatagcATGGGGAAACTGCTTAGACCCACCTGTACTGGTCTGCCATGGACACCTGGACTCAGCTGCAAGCTTCCGGCCACTTATAAAACTACTTCCTAAACAGTTTTATTACATTGGTAAATATGTGTCATACAAAGTTTGTTATACTTACAATGAGGGTTTTTGAATATTTCCCTATTCTGTTGAacaacttactttttttttaaatgtatcctGCAACCTCTATCTAGATATCTGTTTATTCAAACAATAGTCTAGTGCGATGTGCGATTGTCATCTGGAGTATTGTCTTCAGCAAAGATGTGCATCCAGTGAGCACAATCTCATCTATTCTCTACAGAAGTAATAACTTAcatgagtatttttttttaaatatatctctTTACTGCCTAGAAAATTGTAAGAAATCCTATAATTACTGTATACTCATAGTGTGCAAATGTATGAGGAGTAGATAAGAACTGAAACTGgccaccaaaaccggtgtggaagttattattattattagataagaACTGTAATATTATTCCAGGTATGGAGTACCCTGGGTCTGGGCGCTCTGACCATATGCCACCAGGTCTGATGATGAGCAGCCATGATCTCATGTACAGCATGCATGTGGTCATCAAACACTTTAGATGGGACACATTTGTTCTACTTGGACATTCCATGGGCAGTTTTCTTGGTCAGTATGAGAAACTTAATAGGCCATATTACAACTTTTAAGTATACTGGATCAACAGTGGCCAACACGCGGCCCACGGGCCACATGCTGCCCGCCGTCTGTTACCTTGTGGCCCGCAGAGCcgagcacatttttttaaagtaacaaagttaatactaaaattaccaCCTATATATACCTAACTACTATAAAAAGCAAACTAAACACTtcatttcttttacttttaaaatcaacacATGCTTTATCTACATAAAGTGGGGCTGACTTTAAAATAACGTACTGAGCGCATGACGGGTGTTTTTTAGCTAATTACAGTAAAATTTTTGTTCTAAGCTCTAAGTTCTGGTGGCTAAATGGCCcggggtaaaattctacttcTGAATTTTGGCCTAAGTGAGGAAAAAGTTGGCCACCCTTGTACTAGATGTTGCCTGAAACTTCATTctgcaaaaaaaaagtttacccTTTGATCAACATCTGATATTTTAACCCTACAGTCGTCGCGCTTGGAAAAAGAATGTAAGTGGTCGCATGGATTACATAAATCCATTTTAAACTAAGAATAAAACGAGAGTGTAGTAATCAATTtggtttattatacttaaaaacgTAGTAACAtagagtattatttattatttaaatgaatattacttaaaatataactatatgtacgtaaaacaaaacaaaaattttctcctcattttaatataaaaatggcactttagtgatttttgctgtaaccTCCTATGAGTTCATCCATATCAAGGCAAGTGAAACTAGAAACTCACGTCTAGTAATCTTCTCGAAATTTTTGTTCGCTGTATACACGCATAGCGCATTCAGTGCACTCAGATTGAGCAAATCATAAAATACTGTTACTGGCCATCGTCTAGAATTTCTAGACACATCATAAAGAGAACATATCTTGTCCACCTGATCAACATCGTTTTTTGTCCGGTtataataagtgataatttCAGGTTTTCGTTCATCACCTGTGCTGTTATCAATTGCTGTATCATTATGCATTGTAGACATCATGATCACAACTTTATTTGGTTTTGCTACGTAGGATGCCATTGTGCACGGACTATGAAAAACCAAATTTTGAGCTGTATAATGGGTTTCCTCTTGCTATCCGAAATTCTCTTGGCACTTCTCTTTTATCTTTTCTCACCGTAGCAACCATTGTAGTCTGGTTTCAAAAGGTCTTTTAGCGACATCAAGCGATGATAACCAGTTGTCCATCGTGATATTTATATTTCGACCAAAAACAGGTTGTGTAACTCTCATCACTACTTCACTACGTTCATTACTCAGACGATAAGGTCCGTTAGGCTGCTGTCCAGcatgtatttctaaattatatgtgtacGGATAATGAACATCGACAAGTGCAAATACTTTTATGCCATATTTTGCAGGCTTATTAGGAATATATTGTCGGAAAGAGCATCGCCCTCTGAAAGCCAACAGCTGCTCATCTAATGTCATTTCTGCGCTTGGGATGAAGTACTCTTTACAATTGGCAATAAACAAATCGAAAATTTCTCGTATTGGTGCCAATTTATCAATCGTAGCGCGGATATTGCGATCAAAAATATCATCAAAGCGTACTGCGTAAATTTCTTAAAAGAAATTCAAATCTTTGCAAAGacattgttaaataaattgcGTCGATCCCAGTGTGGTTTCTATGTTCAAATATTTGTTTACAGTTGGTCCGGTTTAATTTCAAAGCACCACACATATACAAAATCCCAAAAAATGCCTTTATTTCAAGAAGATCCGTCAATTTAGCGTCTCTCTCTCTTCCGTACTTGGTCCTGACAGATTCAATTTTGATATTGGtgtatttgacaattagatcaATCATATTATCATGTAAATAGAGAGATAAACAGTCTTCAACAGTTGTTTTCTGCCGTGCCATACCTTTGGGTCCAGGAGgcacaaaaacaatattatgtcgaCGAGTTCTTCCTCTATTAGATGGCGCAGTCATTGACCAGATAGTATTATCAACACCAACGTAATACTGATCAGCTACTGAGACAGAGTTATTTTCGGATACCTCATTTGGGATGTCTGCCTCCTGCTCAGACTCGGACTCGTAGTTCTGCTCCTCAACAAAGTCTTCTTCATCATCCGAGCTAGAAACATTGTCAGAATCTTGCCTTTCTTCAGAATCTTCATGAAGCCAAGCTTCAATTTGAGCAGCACGCTGTTGATCCATAGTGattctaaaattaattatttttataagaaatatgCATTATGCCAGTAATTTATTAACctaagttaatttaatataGGTAGTATAAACTACTTCATGGGACTCCTGTTCGACAACCACACGCGATCGGCGCTCGCGCAGCACTGAGCGCATGCACCAACTATCCAGTGTAAAGTACACGGAGCGCCGAACGATGTCACTGCGTAGTTTTTCTGAAATACTTAGATTTGCAACGGTGAATTACTATTGTAATCCGCGCGACGACTCCAGGgttaataacataaatatttttattataaacacaGATGGACATACATACACACTATTGCAATTATTATTAGCAATTTTATAGTTATCTTCTCAGCCACAGATTTGATATGTAATCACACCAACAACACATTTCAGGCAAGATGTATGTGCACGCTTATCCTGAGAAAGTCAGTCGTTTTGTGCAGCTGGATCCAATTGCGAGGGATCAGCATGTATCCCCGGATAAATTTGCAGACTGGTAACTTTTTGCTTTCTTAACTTTGTATTAAGTGTACATATGTACTATAGAAAAAATAACTCATAAGCAGAGAGACCTACGTTGATTGGTTGGGTTATATCAATTAACATCATTTGTTGGCTAGTCTTGATTCTTGACATAACCCAAACACATCACATAGGTCAGTCAAAGATTTATAGACAATGACATGAATTATGACTTGAATACACTCATAAGAAAAGTTTCCAAAAGTACAATCTTCAAAAATGTTTTAGGTACAAGAAGAAATTTATTGAGTACTTCGACAATTATGAATTGTACAACGCACCCCTGGAAACTGCACCTAAACATAAAAAAGAAACCGTAAGTTTATTAAagtatattacttttattatcaTTTAGAACTCGAGCCTTGGTGGCTTGACATAATAAACACTTTGTTTTACACTTTTATCATGCAAAATAGAAACTAAAGTGGCAGCTCATAGAAAAAGTTCTTGATTAGTTTAATTAGAATCTTCTAGAAGTACTACCACAGGAATTAATTCATAGACATAAGAAAAGCTACGCAATTTGTTCGTGTCAAGCCCAGACAGATTACGATTACGATAGTTAAACTATCAGGGCCTTAAGACCCTGTATTTTTTGATCGCCgttattttatacatcaattaaatcgagtcaaaaaaacgaaacgccctagatatattctttgtcattaattcagtacaaaaattatctgaaaattccaaataatttggacatagtaaggcaatttcgttaaaagaagaggtaactttggaatttttttctatcgagtgaagttcatgatattgtgtaatggaatataaattccactgtgttagatccttaactaacacatttttttttcagaatttatattaagtactatatttttatgtctcctgtcacttttaaatctaggaatacagggccttaagacAGGATAGTTTAATTAGTAATTTCTGATTCATATTTAATTAAGGATATTGGTTAGGGATGTGGTCGCGAGTTCGCTTCGAACAGAAGTTCAACAACCTTGCTTAATAGTTATTTAAGTGTCCTTTgtctgtatttttatatttgttacaTCAGACTTTTTGACTTGtaggtgaaccgattttgatggttttttttttacttatcaggTAATAGAGAAGCTAATGAGTTCTCGCGCTTTAAGTCGTGAGGCGGCTGAGGCGACGTTAGAGAGATGGTCGCAACCAGTTGGCAACGGATACATAAGGTACCTGCCCTCTTACTATTAAAGATAAACGGCGtataaagctgatcgcacattagTCAACATCGTTTGCggcgtacgcgtcgaacgcgcgcgtacggtgcggacaaatatgcgaggtttcacatcttTTGACTTTTAATTCATCACGCCCCaaacggtcaccggtgaccgagacacaatagaaattcgtTTTTCCACAATCGACGGGTTAATACAACATCAAAAAATGTGAAACCTCGATGATAAATGTATGATTTGATGATGATCACCTTAAGTCTGTTGCTGTCTTCGCCTGTCAAGTGACTATTATACTGTGCCAGACAAAGACCAGTTTACATtgtttagttaataattaaacatattCTATATGTTGTCGGTACTTATCGGTAAAATCAGAGAAGTAGATTCTTAGGCCGAGGGGGGGCCTACGTAGTTTCGTGGCGTTACattaaacccagccgacagataacaatgacgttggtctgtcaactgcccaggaatcaatttcctcaatggtacaagTGTGACGGCACGAGGCGTATTCCGTTCAACCAATCAGCGTGCAAGTTGATTTGTGATTTTCAAATGAAAATTGTTTCAGAATTAATttgaaagtaatatttaaagaattataattattacgtgtTGACTTACTCAGTAGTCAGTATGGAAACTTACCCGGtgtaaggggggtattacattatcatatatattggatcatttttatgatcatatataggatccgatatgatcatttgattatatatgcatattacattatcatatttcattgatcctattttaagtcatatgtggtttcaatagccaatggagagcgctaatgctgacaggtattgacgtcagggttactagatctcagagaatttgatttgtcaaaagacatcatcatttttaatatggcttgttttttgttatttcagcaagattatccaagtatataattagaaaaatattacattacattattccaatatatatgataatctaatatcccccttagggggatattaaattatcatatatattggatccgagatcattgagtcaatgatattggataatgtaatatagacataatatgattcatttcttccttgatcatagatttttacatttgctgagagattagatccaatacggtcatataaataggtgttgccagttatttaatataaaaaagagtttttaatttcttgttcgttaatatgtttcaaataatgtaatgtaattatttttctaattatatacttggataatcttgctgaaataccaaaaaacaagccatattaaaaatgacgatgtcttttgacacatcgaattctctgagatctagtaaccctgacgtcaatacctgtcagcgttagcgctctccattggctattgaaaccacatatgacgtaaaataggatcaatgaaatatgataatgtaataagcagatatgatcaaatgatcatatatattggatcctatatatgatcatagaaatgataatgtaatacccccctaagaaACTCCCACAGtaccacaaaaaaaaaagaaaagaatatTACAATATTGAACTAGCAAACACATTTTCaaattacgaattaaaaaaataataataatattagtatgaataaattattatacacattttcaGGCTTACCTACGATCAAAGGAACAAAAACATCACTTATCCACCATTCTCCAAGGAATTCATAACGAGTAGAGACCTCAACAGTAAAGTTCCTACACTGGTGATAGCTTCAGCGGAAACCAAACAGCTCGGTGGATGCAGAGGCTATGAGTACTTGTTTGATGAAGCATCCTTCCCGAACAAAAACTATAGAGTCAGGGTTGTGGAAGGAAACCACGATGTGCATATCAATAATCCTGAATTGGTTGCCAAATATGTATCACCGTTTTTACTCGATGGTCTAAATGGGGTGGACTCTAGGTCAAAACTATAAGGGTACTGTTAAAATGatgttttgtatataataataaaaaatatatgtcttgttaaaatatgttatttgatTTTTCCAATGTAGTTATAagttaagaaaatattgtatagtttaaccattgtataaataattttattagtaagtaggtaagtagGAATAATTtcaagaggagtccacaccgccgtttttccatacatacgctgtcccctgtttcctccctggataatgccggtagagttatgatttttttcctgaatatctatggccactattagcatgtccctatgttttctttttttcataatttaattattaaaaaagataagaacgtccaaaaacccaaaaaaatggtcagattttcctctgtgttcaaacacccagaaaacaaaactggctagaatatacaaaaaaaataaaacataggaacacagctcaagccttgctttaattcttaatgaaaaaattacttaaatcggttaagttttggaaaaggaatcagcggacaacgaatcaaagattttctgttcttttattagaacttttgtcgtgttatctctatcgcgctctgcggtgggagacttaagattggtgagacagcaatacattttcaaatacctattttcaatttctctcgcccctggtgtatcctcttaaactcGGTCAGGGTAATGTGTCATACTTGTTTAGTTAGTTACCCTAATTTGTTGATTGAAATAAAGCAGGCGCCAGACAtctgggcttcaaagtttgagcaaactttgcacaaataggaaaatgccagcaattaatttgcacaaataggcaaatgtcagtgccacacttggcgaatttgcgtatttgatcacatgtctggcgcccgtcTTATAAATCTGGGGTACAGAGCAGTGGTGTTCCTAACGGCTATATTTTCTTAACACGCTATGTGGAATATGCTACatttttcaagcgcgctagttttgacgctacgttataaggAATGATATCCCGAttctttcaagcgcgctagttttgacgctacatTATAAGGAATGAAATCCCGATTCTTTCAAGCGCGCTTGCTTTGACGCTATGTTacaacgaatttcaagcgcgctagttttgatggttttgacgctacgttatatcgaatgaaatctccattatttcaagcgcgctagttctaacgctacgttatatcgaatgaaatcgaCTCGATTCTGGACGCGTTGTAAAGTTACCGACGTTATTGaaattctttaataataataataatttatttgtttatgttATTACGTGTAAGACCTTCGAAAATTAGTAGATTTTCATATATTTATATtgattcaaagctctacaaaagccgaactcttaattttggccggacacgcaatcaaaaagcctgactgtgtccggctttatccgcacgcctggcaaccctagacGGCCTAGACCCAGTGGTCTACACATAATATCTGGATCGGGTCATACAtagtttattacaaaaatattaaattagattCTAATAAAGTCAATTGtgtataatgtaatttttttaaaaggtgcaataataattcaaaaaacaaaatgtcCCATTGATAATTTAAACTTGTCCCTCTCTTTTTCATAATCCTACCTTACATAGGTACGATTTATCGGTGCGATATCTGAGTGCTGCATGATATTGTGAAGACGCTCTAATGATAAgagtgttttttgttttttggtgcGCTGTCGGAGTATGAACGGTCGTATGGACCATACGACCGTTCATACTCCAACTACAACAATACGACCATACGGTATGGTCGTATTGTTGTAGAGAAcgaggtaatattattttttttacgagTCATTCTTGTGTTTTTGTAAGTCCCATTGAGGTACTAattactatagactggagagagcctttaTATctgtgtataagcgtcaaaaaatgtgcttcgaaataatcgacaaatagaaatattcaagaaaataaacgcacactacttgtatgaaaataagcacaaaatggccacgcgatgacgggctaagactacatctatagtataatacttaatctatgtGCGCACACTTGACCCATGCTTGACCCACAGGCCACAAgactctgtgtgtgtgtgtgtgcgcgtgtgtgtgtgtgtgtgtaatatACTCGTTACTGGCCATGATTAAATAGCTGATGGCCcctcttcaagatgggccaACGCTGGGCAATCGAATGGATGGCTATGCAATGGTCGCAACAGgcctctacatgatggccgtgttcagttgtgatctaaacgtcgttcaagatggacgtgtaagcattagccattgcggcaatgcaaaacgtgcatttttaataatttatgacttcaccagatgacccggtgaacttcgtatcaccttcctcctaatatgaaccttctcttgaattctacgaataattatttcgagactaaaattaaaataatggtttatggtagtgatgatgatgacaatgatgaatgtaataatagcataatatgctttccgttcttaaaacaacgccgaaactcccaaaattgtatctttaaagagtcaggagttatgtacatattatataatgtaaaagctataataattattataaactttcattaaaatctgttcagtagttttgagtaaaagtgtaacaaaagtaacaaacatccatacaaactttcggctttatcatattaaataaactttaattcattatgagaccacgtactcgtcattttgaatgaaattcgtaaattgtaatacgaattacgacgtccttttttttttcttttttttttgatgcgcaggggaaacccatcatgggtgccccgggttgggtaTGTGCCTCAggtagctgaagcaccccgggggtatgtggaactcttacccactaaaaccacctgcggtttgccttcagccgtatacggagggatatcctggatatgtctaacacaggactccctccacgaccggccggtctacctcaaaagggaccggacttccaccaaagttagggaacgcttaggcaaactaaagcgttcccctcggcgccgggactagctaagccgggcaggttcccatcctgacccggagccccgtgggacggaaattattggaggttcgcatagcgacgcctccgcactcccgtcctacgccggcggagcggaacggaggatggatTATCCTCTCTGTTCAAGTTGAACGaaaccgccgcctgccaggcctcatcgctctcgagcatgcagcgtaCTATGCTCGGGAGCGAGAGGTCACGAATTACGACGTCCTCAATCGACCGCGGTTAGGCACCGACTGTCGTATGACGTatcgccaacgtgtagaggcgtaccaccatcgctgggccatcatcctttgatgtgcggccgaaaaaccgacaccgccgccattccACGGCCAGCGCTGGCGCCATCGGCCATCCTATGCCACTACGTCCTCCACACGCTGGGCCATCATGATGGCCCACTACAGTGGCGTAGCGTGCCATCTCGGCGCCCGGAGCGGGAGACCCATTTTGCCGCCCCCATTCTACAGGGTGATTTTGAAATCTTAAACCAAATTTCAACAGTGGCTTCTACTCATGATACTGAAAACTTGCAcaaagaaaaaattttttggacaataaaaaaatttgaacttTGTATGGAGATCGGTCAGCTGATATGTCAAGGCTCCATACAaagtccaattttttttttttcagaattcagCAAAGTTGTAGAACAAAAGTTGTTCAGTATCATGAGTAAAAGCCACTGTTAAAATTTGGTTTACGATTTCAAAATCACCCTGTATAGGTcctcaaattaaattaaatttcacaGGCAATGAAGTATCTTTTATTGAAGGTAAAATAGGATGAGCGATTTTACAAGCGGATTCTACGGGCCTTTTGAGCAGCGAAGTCAGAAATAACTTTGTCAAAATCAATATTTGCAGCCAATTCTTGTTCAATCGACAATATAGCCAAGTTTGATAGTCTAGCGGAGCTCATAGCAGATCTGAggtaattttttattagcttCAACTTCGAAAAGCTTCGCTCACAACTTGCAACACTAATCgccaaagtcaaatatatacgAATCAAGATGATTATATTTGGAACCGAAATTCCGAGATTCAGTTTTTGAATGAACTGGAGGAGCTCCAGTGGTCCTTTACCCCTTATATTATCTTCCTCTGATTCAGAACTGGCAACAAACTGCTGAAGACGCTTCCGCTCCATCTGAAACTCGTCTTTGTCGATGTCTTCTAATACATGGGAAAGATCACACTCGTACTTGCTGTCCAAAAGATTCGCTGGCGTCAAAAATCCGAACTTGTCCGATATTTCTTGAATTTGCTGGAATCGAGTCGTCATTTCTTGAATGATCTTGTCAAATGATGCGAACACCTCTCGACGGAGTTCCTGCTCGTGAGACAAAGCTGCATCTTCAAAAGATTCATCATCATGCATGCGTCTTTTCCTGCGAATTCTTCTCGTTTTTAGTTCGATTCCGAGTTTTTCGCAGAGAGTCTTAGCAAAGTCGATTGCGTCTTGGACGAAACGGTCTCTACTTTCCACTAGGAGGGTTTTTAAAGCGCAGAGTTTCTGAGTACACTTATCGACACTTAGTCCTCGTTGCTGCAGGTAAATCTGTGCGTCATCTACTTCAGGTAGCACTGCAGCCCAAAAGCCAAGAAAAGTTAGGAAGTTAAAGGACTGCATGGCTGTCAGGAGAAGACTGGCTCCTGATCTTGTTTCGGAAGTTTGAGATGAATCTGTTAATTCTTCCAGTACCTCAAGAACTAACTCAAACTTATTTTTAAGCATCTTGACAGCTACATGTCTAGCGCTCCAGCGCGTTTCAGTGACTCGTTTCACTGCTTGACCTGTGACGGCAACCAAAGCGTTCCATCGAGCAGTTGATGCAGAAAAGAAGGCAAATAGCTTCTCCAGAGTTCCAAAAAACGTCACGGAATTCACTGATTCAGAAGCAGCGTGTACCCCAGCCAAGTTTAGTGAGTGGTTTGTGCATGCAACGAATGTAGCTTTCGGATTCAGGGCTTTAATCCGGGCTTGAACTCCATTGTGGATCCCTGACATTGTGGCA containing:
- the LOC121740386 gene encoding serine hydrolase-like protein 2, encoding MVLYEKEWFIEAPWGRICVIAWGNCLDPPVLVCHGHLDSAASFRPLIKLLPKQFYYIGMEYPGSGRSDHMPPGLMMSSHDLMYSMHVVIKHFRWDTFVLLGHSMGSFLGKMYVHAYPEKVSRFVQLDPIARDQHVSPDKFADWYKKKFIEYFDNYELYNAPLETAPKHKKETVIEKLMSSRALSREAAEATLERWSQPVGNGYIRLTYDQRNKNITYPPFSKEFITSRDLNSKVPTLVIASAETKQLGGCRGYEYLFDEASFPNKNYRVRVVEGNHDVHINNPELVAKYVSPFLLDGLNGVDSRSKL
- the LOC121725484 gene encoding zinc finger MYM-type protein 1-like; its protein translation is MVYSPSKQSLYCFCCKLFGNSDSNFASEEGFNKWWKLNPRIGDHENSPGHEQSFLKWKELEVRLNRKATIDQKQQEVFESEVKKWRDVLYRLLNIIQFLAKQNLAFRGHREDIRGDDSGNRGNFLELVHLLAKYDPLLMEHLTKIKLGARVPVSYLSPETQNEFINLLGQQVRSTIIRRIQEAKYYCVIFDSTPDISHNDQMSQVLRYVHIEGEKVAVVESFIDFFEPKGKNAEDLSNDIIAKITSDGLDIQNLRGQAYDNAATMSGIHNGVQARIKALNPKATFVACTNHSLNLAGVHAASESVNSVTFFGTLEKLFAFFSASTARWNALVAVTGQAVKRVTETRWSARHVAVKMLKNKFELVLEVLEELTDSSQTSETRSGASLLLTAMQSFNFLTFLGFWAAVLPEVDDAQIYLQQRGLSVDKCTQKLCALKTLLVESRDRFVQDAIDFAKTLCEKLGIELKTRRIRRKRRMHDDESFEDAALSHEQELRREVFASFDKIIQEMTTRFQQIQEISDKFGFLTPANLLDSKYECDLSHVLEDIDKDEFQMERKRLQQFVASSESEEDNIRG